The following coding sequences are from one Megamonas funiformis window:
- the purD gene encoding phosphoribosylamine--glycine ligase: MDILVIGSGGREHTLTWKLAQSKLVDKIYTVPGNPGMEKIAQCIPGSVEDNEFLVKVAQEKKVDLVVVGPEVPLTNGIVDDMAKVGIASFGPQKAAAQLEGSKSFSKNIMKKYGIPTAKYEVFTDAVEAKNYIEKEGAPIVIKADGLAAGKGVIVAETKEQALEAIDEIMCDKTFGNAGNSVVIEEFMAGEEASVLAFTDGETIIPMIPSQDHKRAYDGDKGPNTGGMGTYAPAPVITEDLMKQVQTKILEPTIKAMKQEGYEYKGCLYAGLMITAEGPKVVEFNARFGDPETQVVLPLLESDLAEIMLACANGTLANCDIKWSKKAAVCVVMSAGGYPAKYEKGNEILGLDKAENENVLVFHAGTAKKDGKIVTNGGRVLGVVALGDDIKTAVDKVYTDIKLIDFKDVYYRKDIAHRAFNRK, from the coding sequence TTGGATATTTTAGTTATTGGTAGTGGTGGACGTGAACATACACTTACATGGAAATTAGCTCAAAGTAAACTTGTGGATAAAATTTATACTGTGCCAGGAAATCCAGGCATGGAAAAAATAGCACAATGTATACCAGGTTCAGTAGAGGATAATGAATTTTTAGTAAAAGTGGCTCAAGAGAAAAAAGTCGATTTAGTGGTGGTAGGGCCAGAAGTTCCATTGACAAATGGAATTGTTGATGATATGGCTAAAGTGGGAATTGCTTCTTTTGGACCACAAAAAGCTGCTGCTCAATTAGAAGGTTCTAAATCTTTTTCTAAAAATATTATGAAAAAATATGGCATTCCTACTGCAAAATATGAAGTTTTTACAGATGCAGTGGAAGCTAAAAATTATATAGAAAAAGAAGGCGCACCAATAGTAATTAAAGCAGATGGACTTGCTGCTGGTAAAGGTGTTATTGTTGCAGAAACAAAAGAGCAAGCTTTAGAAGCAATTGATGAAATTATGTGCGATAAAACTTTTGGTAATGCTGGTAATAGCGTAGTTATCGAAGAATTTATGGCTGGCGAAGAAGCTTCTGTATTGGCTTTCACTGATGGTGAAACTATTATCCCTATGATACCATCTCAAGACCATAAAAGAGCGTATGACGGCGATAAGGGGCCGAATACAGGCGGTATGGGAACATATGCACCAGCTCCAGTAATCACAGAAGATTTAATGAAGCAGGTACAAACAAAAATTTTAGAGCCAACTATAAAAGCTATGAAACAAGAAGGTTATGAATACAAAGGTTGTTTGTATGCTGGTTTAATGATAACAGCAGAAGGTCCAAAAGTTGTAGAATTTAATGCTCGTTTTGGTGACCCAGAAACACAAGTTGTATTGCCATTGTTAGAAAGTGATTTAGCTGAAATCATGTTAGCTTGTGCAAATGGTACACTTGCAAATTGTGATATAAAATGGAGCAAAAAAGCTGCTGTTTGTGTAGTTATGAGTGCCGGTGGATATCCTGCTAAATATGAAAAAGGCAATGAAATTCTAGGTTTAGATAAGGCTGAAAATGAAAATGTCTTAGTTTTCCATGCTGGTACAGCTAAAAAAGATGGAAAAATTGTAACAAATGGTGGACGTGTATTAGGTGTAGTGGCTTTAGGTGATGATATAAAAACTGCTGTAGATAAAGTTTATACAGATATAAA
- a CDS encoding IMP cyclohydrolase, protein MPIKRALLSVSDKTGIVEFARKLHEAGVEIISTGGTMKAIDDAGIPVTYVSDVTKFPEIMDGRVKTLNPYIHGGILAVRDNQSHVAQMQKFNIQPIDLVVVNLYPFRETIEKPNVTLAEAVENIDIGGPAMIRAAAKNFKFVTVVVNPKHYDEVAEMIAKDGCTTGKFRMQLAQEAFCHTSHYDDCIQEYLTAQLSK, encoded by the coding sequence ATGCCTATTAAAAGAGCGTTATTAAGTGTTTCTGACAAAACTGGTATTGTAGAATTTGCACGTAAACTTCATGAAGCTGGTGTAGAAATCATTTCTACTGGTGGAACAATGAAAGCAATTGACGATGCTGGTATACCTGTTACTTATGTTAGTGATGTAACTAAATTCCCTGAAATTATGGATGGTCGTGTAAAAACTTTAAATCCATATATTCATGGTGGTATTTTAGCTGTTCGTGATAATCAAAGTCATGTAGCACAAATGCAAAAATTTAATATTCAACCTATTGATTTAGTTGTTGTAAATTTATATCCATTCCGTGAAACTATAGAAAAACCAAATGTAACTCTTGCTGAAGCAGTAGAAAATATCGATATCGGTGGTCCTGCAATGATTCGTGCTGCTGCAAAAAATTTCAAATTTGTTACAGTTGTAGTAAATCCTAAACATTATGATGAAGTTGCTGAAATGATAGCTAAAGATGGTTGCACTACAGGAAAATTCCGTATGCAATTAGCTCAAGAAGCTTTCTGTCATACATCTCATTATGATGATTGCATTCAAGAATATCTTACAGCTCAGTTAAGCAAATAA
- the purN gene encoding phosphoribosylglycinamide formyltransferase produces the protein MNNQIILGVLASGRGSDLQSIIDAIENGQIKTKIGVVLTDKPEAMALERARKAGIPAVCVDRKKCSTKEEFEQKLVEQLKKYNVGLVVLAGFMRILSPYFVNEFKNCILNIHPSLLPSFGGAHAHRDVLAYGVKVSGCTVHFVDEGMDSGPIIMQKAVPVLDDDTEETLSARVLEQEHIIYPKVIELYLAGKIHVNGRHVTIDD, from the coding sequence ATGAATAACCAAATAATTTTAGGTGTATTGGCTTCTGGTCGTGGTAGTGATTTACAATCTATCATTGATGCAATTGAAAATGGTCAGATTAAAACTAAAATAGGTGTTGTACTAACTGATAAACCAGAAGCAATGGCATTAGAACGCGCTAGAAAAGCAGGCATTCCTGCTGTTTGCGTTGATCGAAAAAAATGTTCTACAAAAGAAGAATTTGAACAAAAACTTGTAGAACAATTAAAAAAATACAATGTAGGTCTAGTTGTTTTAGCTGGATTTATGCGTATTTTAAGCCCTTATTTTGTCAATGAATTTAAAAATTGTATTTTAAATATACACCCATCATTATTACCTTCTTTTGGTGGAGCTCATGCTCATCGTGATGTTTTAGCATATGGTGTGAAAGTATCTGGTTGCACTGTGCATTTTGTAGATGAAGGTATGGACAGTGGCCCTATCATCATGCAAAAAGCAGTACCTGTTTTAGATGATGATACAGAAGAAACTTTATCTGCTAGAGTGCTTGAACAAGAACATATAATATATCCAAAAGTTATTGAATTGTATTTAGCAGGAAAAATACATGTCAATGGTCGTCATGTGACGATTGATGATTGA
- the purM gene encoding phosphoribosylformylglycinamidine cyclo-ligase, producing MTDNKQTNLTYRDSGVDIDAGNYSVKLIKDSVKATYRPEVLGDLGGFGGLFALNSGKYKEPVLVSGTDGVGTKLRLAFMLDKHDTIGQDAVAMCVNDILVQGAEPLYFLDYLAVGKLDPEKVATVVKGVAGACKESGCALIGGETAEMAGFYADGEYDIAGFAVGVVDKANIITGEKIKAGDVLLGIPSSGVHSNGYSLVRKICFDVKGFKGEEKFPELNGKTLGEELLTPTRLYPSVCLPLIEKYDIHGMVHVTGGGFYENISRILPEGTGVEVDASTWEMPAIFKLLQAWGNVDWHEMYRVFNMGIGMILLVSEEEAAKIQEDLKAKGEKSYIIGKVVEGNQTVEVKGGVFNE from the coding sequence ATGACTGATAATAAACAGACAAATCTTACGTATCGTGATTCTGGTGTTGATATTGATGCTGGAAATTATTCTGTAAAACTTATAAAAGATAGCGTAAAAGCAACATATCGTCCAGAAGTTTTAGGTGATTTAGGCGGTTTTGGTGGTCTTTTTGCTTTAAATAGTGGAAAATATAAAGAACCTGTATTAGTATCTGGTACTGATGGTGTTGGTACAAAATTACGTCTTGCATTTATGCTTGATAAACATGATACTATTGGTCAAGATGCTGTAGCTATGTGCGTAAATGATATCTTAGTGCAAGGTGCAGAACCACTTTATTTCTTAGATTATCTTGCTGTAGGAAAATTAGATCCAGAAAAAGTAGCTACTGTAGTAAAAGGTGTAGCTGGTGCTTGTAAAGAATCTGGCTGTGCTTTAATCGGTGGTGAAACTGCTGAAATGGCTGGTTTTTATGCTGATGGCGAATATGATATTGCTGGTTTTGCTGTTGGTGTAGTGGATAAAGCTAATATCATCACTGGTGAAAAAATCAAAGCTGGCGATGTTTTGTTAGGTATTCCTTCTAGTGGTGTACATTCTAATGGTTATTCTTTAGTTCGTAAAATCTGCTTTGATGTAAAAGGTTTTAAAGGTGAAGAAAAATTCCCAGAATTAAATGGCAAAACATTAGGCGAAGAACTTTTAACACCTACACGTCTTTATCCATCTGTTTGCTTACCATTAATTGAAAAATATGATATTCATGGTATGGTACATGTAACTGGTGGCGGTTTCTATGAAAATATTTCCCGCATTTTACCAGAAGGTACTGGCGTTGAAGTAGATGCTAGCACATGGGAAATGCCAGCAATCTTCAAACTCTTACAAGCTTGGGGTAATGTAGATTGGCATGAAATGTACCGTGTATTCAATATGGGTATCGGTATGATTTTACTTGTATCTGAAGAAGAAGCAGCTAAAATTCAAGAAGACCTCAAAGCAAAAGGCGAAAAATCCTATATTATTGGTAAAGTTGTTGAAGGCAACCAAACTGTAGAAGTAAAAGGCGGAGTTTTCAATGAATAA
- the purF gene encoding amidophosphoribosyltransferase yields MVDITSNKWKEECGVFGVFSRTEDVSMLTYLGLYALQHRGQESAGIAVTDGAWMDVTRDMGLVNEVFRHQLPHMENQYIAIGHVRYSTTGSSLLSNTQPLIANYSGGKISLAHNGNLTNAAELRRYLEEQGTIFQTSIDTEVIVNLIARSRKSSIEEKIIESVQQVKGAFCLAIMTENKLIAVRDPQGFRPLCIGKTEEGSWIISSESCGLDVVGAEFIRDVEPGEMIVMGDDGLKSYKYTTPEKKAACVFEYIYFARPDSVIDGQSVHAARFMMGRMLARESKFKGDIVISVPDSGNTAATGFAYESGIPFCEGLIKNRYIGRTFIQPTQKKRDTAVRLKLNAIAEAVRGKSVIMVDDSIVRGTTSGKIVKMLRKAGAKEVHMCISSPPIGYPCYYGIDTSVRKELIAATKSVEEIRQFIGADSLHFLSLEGLKASMTTANPEDMCYACFNNAYPIEMSKETVTGADKYVFEQRAK; encoded by the coding sequence ATGGTTGACATTACGTCAAATAAGTGGAAAGAAGAATGTGGCGTCTTTGGTGTATTTTCTCGTACTGAAGATGTTTCTATGTTAACATATCTTGGGTTGTATGCACTTCAACATCGTGGTCAAGAAAGTGCTGGTATAGCTGTTACTGATGGCGCTTGGATGGACGTTACTCGTGATATGGGGCTGGTAAATGAAGTATTTCGTCATCAATTACCTCATATGGAAAATCAATATATTGCTATTGGTCATGTACGTTATTCAACAACTGGCTCTAGCTTATTATCAAATACACAACCTTTAATTGCTAATTATTCCGGCGGAAAAATTAGTTTAGCCCATAATGGTAATTTAACAAATGCAGCTGAACTTCGTCGTTACTTAGAAGAACAAGGTACAATTTTTCAAACTTCTATAGATACAGAAGTAATCGTTAATCTTATCGCACGTTCTCGTAAATCAAGTATTGAGGAAAAAATCATTGAAAGTGTACAACAAGTAAAAGGTGCTTTTTGCTTGGCTATTATGACTGAAAATAAATTAATAGCTGTACGTGATCCACAAGGATTTAGACCTCTTTGCATCGGTAAAACAGAAGAAGGTTCTTGGATAATTTCTTCTGAATCTTGTGGTCTTGATGTTGTAGGTGCAGAATTTATTAGAGATGTTGAACCAGGCGAAATGATTGTCATGGGTGATGATGGTTTAAAATCCTATAAATACACAACTCCAGAGAAAAAAGCTGCATGTGTTTTCGAATATATATATTTTGCTCGTCCAGATAGTGTAATTGATGGACAAAGTGTTCATGCTGCTCGTTTTATGATGGGTCGCATGCTTGCTCGTGAAAGTAAATTCAAAGGTGATATTGTTATATCTGTACCAGACTCTGGTAATACAGCTGCTACAGGTTTTGCTTATGAATCAGGCATTCCATTTTGCGAAGGCTTAATCAAAAATCGTTATATTGGACGTACATTTATTCAGCCAACACAGAAAAAACGTGATACAGCTGTTCGCTTAAAATTAAATGCTATAGCTGAAGCTGTTCGTGGTAAATCTGTTATTATGGTAGATGATTCTATCGTTCGTGGTACTACTAGTGGTAAAATCGTAAAAATGCTTCGCAAAGCAGGTGCAAAAGAAGTTCATATGTGCATTAGTTCTCCACCAATTGGCTATCCTTGCTACTATGGTATTGATACTTCTGTACGTAAAGAATTAATCGCTGCAACTAAATCAGTTGAAGAAATTCGTCAATTTATAGGTGCAGATTCTTTACATTTCCTTTCCTTGGAAGGTCTTAAAGCTTCTATGACAACAGCTAATCCTGAAGATATGTGTTATGCTTGCTTTAACAATGCTTATCCAATTGAAATGTCAAAAGAAACAGTAACTGGTGCTGATAAATACGTATTTGAACAAAGAGCAAAATAA
- the purC gene encoding phosphoribosylaminoimidazolesuccinocarboxamide synthase has protein sequence MENKLLYEGKAKKIFSTENPDELLVYYKDDATAGNGAKKGTIADKGILNNKITNFFFGLLEKEGIKHHLIKVLNDREILVKKLDIVPLEVIIRNVAAGSLAKRLGLEEGVKMSKPVIEYCYKCDDLGDPMVNRYHITAMGWATAEELDQIEAMSLKINDVMTKYLATKNIDLIDFKLEFGKYHGEILLGDELSPDNCRFWDSQTHEKLDKDRFRRDLGNVEDAYKEVLHRLTGETL, from the coding sequence ATGGAAAACAAATTATTATATGAAGGCAAAGCAAAAAAAATCTTTTCAACAGAAAATCCTGATGAATTATTAGTTTATTACAAAGATGATGCAACTGCTGGTAATGGTGCAAAAAAAGGTACTATTGCAGATAAAGGCATTTTAAATAATAAAATTACTAATTTCTTCTTTGGTTTATTAGAAAAAGAAGGCATTAAACATCACCTCATTAAAGTTCTTAATGACCGTGAAATCCTTGTAAAAAAATTAGATATCGTTCCTCTTGAAGTTATTATCCGTAATGTAGCTGCTGGTAGCTTAGCAAAACGTCTTGGTCTTGAAGAAGGCGTAAAAATGTCTAAACCTGTAATTGAATATTGCTATAAATGTGATGATTTAGGTGACCCTATGGTTAACCGTTATCATATCACAGCTATGGGTTGGGCAACAGCTGAAGAACTTGATCAGATTGAAGCGATGTCTCTTAAAATCAATGATGTTATGACAAAATATCTTGCTACAAAAAATATTGACCTCATTGACTTTAAATTAGAATTTGGTAAATATCATGGTGAAATTCTTTTAGGCGACGAATTATCTCCAGATAACTGCCGTTTCTGGGATAGTCAGACACATGAAAAACTTGATAAAGATAGATTCCGTCGTGATTTAGGTAATGTTGAAGATGCTTATAAAGAAGTTCTTCATCGTTTAACAGGCGAAACTTTATAA
- the purE gene encoding 5-(carboxyamino)imidazole ribonucleotide mutase, whose product MKVAVVMGSDSDFPILKPAVDLLHQFNVETEVIVASAHRTPGKVRGLVSSAEERGVGAFISAAGAAAHLGGVIASYTTLPVIGVPINATPLNGMDALLSTVQMPSGIPVATMAINGAKNAAIFAIEIFAVSDMNLRKQLKEYREKMVEEVEAKAAKVAQQLQA is encoded by the coding sequence ATGAAAGTAGCTGTAGTAATGGGCAGTGATTCTGATTTTCCCATTTTAAAACCGGCTGTTGATTTATTACATCAGTTTAATGTAGAAACAGAAGTAATCGTAGCTTCTGCACACCGTACCCCTGGCAAAGTCCGTGGCCTAGTTTCTTCTGCGGAAGAAAGAGGTGTTGGCGCATTCATCTCTGCCGCTGGTGCTGCTGCACATTTAGGTGGAGTTATCGCATCTTATACTACTTTACCTGTTATTGGAGTACCAATTAATGCAACTCCATTAAATGGTATGGATGCTTTATTAAGTACTGTACAAATGCCATCTGGAATTCCAGTTGCAACTATGGCAATTAATGGTGCTAAAAATGCTGCTATTTTTGCTATAGAAATCTTTGCTGTAAGCGATATGAATTTAAGAAAACAACTTAAAGAATATCGCGAAAAAATGGTTGAAGAAGTTGAAGCTAAAGCTGCAAAAGTTGCACAACAACTTCAAGCATAA
- a CDS encoding aspartate kinase yields MALIVKKFGGSSVGNIDKIKAVAKRILDEKQPDDKIVVVVSAMGDTTDDLIQLAKGITKDPYQYTREMDMLLTTGEQVSISLLTMAFKALGQKAISLTGALAGVKTNSVHTKGKIKDIQPKRIFEELDKGNIVIVAGFQGCDDLGDPVTLGRGGSDTSAVALAGAMKADVCEIYTDVDGVYSADPRIAKGARRMKEITYYEMLEMARLGAGVMQPRSVETGRLYNIPIHVRSTFTNKPGTIIREEYTMEEKEFIIRGVAHDTNVAKFAVLGIPNTPGIAHAIFSKLAENNVDVDMIVQSIRNMEKNVTDMVFTVTADDLGQAKQIVDKVADELNAVAVLIEQDVAKVSIVGAGMLGNPGIAARMFKALSDANINIDVISTSEISISCLIKADKIKEAVNAIHDEFFKD; encoded by the coding sequence ATGGCACTAATTGTAAAAAAATTTGGTGGCAGCTCTGTTGGAAATATTGATAAAATCAAAGCTGTTGCAAAACGTATTTTAGATGAAAAACAGCCAGATGATAAAATTGTAGTAGTTGTTTCCGCTATGGGGGATACAACAGATGACTTAATTCAATTGGCAAAAGGGATTACTAAAGATCCATATCAATATACTCGTGAAATGGATATGTTACTTACTACTGGTGAACAAGTTTCAATTTCTTTATTGACTATGGCATTTAAAGCTTTAGGACAAAAAGCTATTTCTCTTACTGGAGCATTAGCTGGTGTAAAAACTAATTCTGTTCACACAAAAGGTAAAATCAAAGATATCCAACCTAAACGTATTTTTGAAGAATTAGATAAAGGCAATATTGTTATTGTAGCTGGCTTCCAGGGTTGTGATGATTTAGGCGATCCTGTTACTTTAGGTCGTGGTGGTTCTGATACTTCTGCAGTTGCTCTAGCTGGTGCTATGAAAGCTGATGTTTGTGAAATTTATACTGATGTTGATGGCGTATATTCTGCTGACCCACGTATTGCTAAAGGCGCTCGTAGAATGAAAGAAATCACATATTATGAAATGTTAGAAATGGCTCGTTTAGGTGCTGGTGTTATGCAACCACGTTCCGTAGAAACTGGTCGTTTATACAATATTCCAATTCATGTAAGATCTACATTCACTAACAAACCAGGCACAATTATTAGGGAGGAATATACAATGGAAGAGAAAGAGTTTATTATTAGAGGAGTAGCTCATGATACTAATGTAGCTAAATTCGCTGTATTAGGTATTCCAAATACTCCAGGTATTGCACATGCAATTTTCTCCAAACTTGCTGAAAATAATGTTGATGTTGATATGATTGTACAAAGCATTCGCAATATGGAAAAAAATGTTACTGATATGGTATTTACTGTTACTGCTGATGACCTCGGTCAAGCAAAACAAATTGTAGATAAAGTTGCTGATGAATTAAATGCTGTTGCAGTATTAATCGAACAAGACGTAGCTAAAGTTTCTATCGTTGGTGCAGGTATGCTCGGTAACCCTGGTATTGCTGCTAGAATGTTCAAAGCTTTATCTGATGCTAATATCAATATTGATGTAATCAGTACATCTGAAATCAGCATCTCTTGCTTAATTAAAGCTGATAAAATCAAAGAAGCTGTAAATGCTATTCATGATGAATTCTTTAAAGACTAA
- the thrC gene encoding threonine synthase: MNYISTRGHNCAVTSARAIIKGLAEDGGLFVPENIPIIDEKFLTSLLDLSYQERAKKILSLYLTDFTAEEINPCVDNAYTTEKFDTDKIVPTVEVEKNNYLLELWHGPTSAFKDMALQLLPQFISTSLKKLGDKDELVILVATSGDTGKAALDGFKNVDQTKILVFYPQEGVSKIQRLQMLTQQGDNVSVFAVKGNFDDAQSGVKQIFSDSKYNEYLNEKGFKLSSANSINWGRLLPQIVYYFSAYADLVNDKKITMGDKVNFTVPTGNFGDILAGFYAKCMGLPVNRLICASNSNNVLTDFLKTGTYDRNREFFKTISPSMDILISSNLERLLYHITNDATKIKSYMEKLQSTGCYQVDEVTLKAIQETFSAGYLDDNATKKCIHDIYQQDNYVADTHTAVAWQVAQDYQKSTQDKTPMVVLSTASPYKFSDSVLSALGEDISDKDEFALLDKLSTLNKDKIPQGLAQLQSLPILHNNLCAKEDMIKAVNTFLNI; the protein is encoded by the coding sequence ATGAATTATATAAGTACACGTGGTCATAATTGTGCTGTTACTTCTGCACGTGCCATCATAAAAGGATTAGCAGAAGATGGTGGATTGTTTGTTCCTGAAAATATACCTATTATTGATGAAAAATTTTTAACTTCACTTCTTGATTTATCTTATCAAGAACGTGCAAAAAAAATTCTTTCTTTATATTTAACAGATTTTACTGCTGAAGAAATCAATCCATGTGTTGATAACGCTTATACTACAGAAAAATTTGACACTGATAAAATTGTCCCTACAGTAGAAGTCGAAAAAAATAACTATCTTTTAGAACTTTGGCATGGTCCAACAAGTGCTTTTAAAGATATGGCATTACAATTATTGCCACAATTCATCTCTACTTCATTAAAAAAATTAGGTGATAAAGATGAATTAGTTATTTTAGTAGCTACTTCTGGTGATACAGGTAAAGCAGCCTTAGATGGCTTTAAAAACGTTGACCAAACAAAAATTCTTGTCTTTTATCCACAAGAAGGCGTAAGTAAAATTCAGCGTTTACAAATGCTCACACAACAAGGTGATAATGTATCTGTATTCGCTGTTAAAGGTAATTTTGACGACGCTCAAAGCGGTGTTAAACAAATCTTTAGTGATAGTAAATACAATGAATATCTAAATGAAAAAGGTTTTAAACTCTCTTCTGCAAACTCCATAAATTGGGGCCGTTTATTGCCACAGATAGTTTATTACTTCAGTGCATATGCTGATTTAGTTAATGATAAAAAAATCACTATGGGTGATAAAGTCAACTTTACTGTACCAACTGGTAATTTTGGCGATATCTTAGCTGGTTTCTACGCAAAATGCATGGGTCTTCCTGTCAATCGTTTAATTTGTGCTTCTAACTCTAATAATGTATTGACAGATTTCTTGAAAACTGGCACTTATGACCGCAATCGTGAATTTTTCAAAACTATATCTCCATCAATGGATATTCTAATTTCCAGTAATTTAGAACGTTTACTTTATCATATTACAAATGATGCAACTAAAATAAAATCCTATATGGAAAAACTTCAATCAACAGGTTGCTATCAAGTTGATGAAGTAACATTAAAAGCTATTCAAGAAACTTTCTCTGCTGGATATTTAGATGATAACGCTACTAAAAAATGTATTCATGATATTTATCAACAAGATAATTATGTAGCAGATACACATACTGCTGTTGCATGGCAAGTAGCTCAAGATTATCAAAAATCTACACAAGATAAAACACCTATGGTTGTATTATCTACTGCTAGCCCATATAAATTTAGTGATAGCGTTTTATCTGCTCTTGGTGAAGATATCTCCGATAAAGATGAATTTGCTTTATTAGATAAATTATCTACATTGAATAAAGATAAAATTCCTCAAGGCTTGGCTCAATTACAATCTTTACCTATTTTGCATAATAATTTATGTGCAAAAGAAGATATGATTAAAGCTGTAAATACATTTTTAAATATCTAA
- a CDS encoding DUF47 domain-containing protein has translation MFNFFTKKDTEFYDLFLASAKHFNSSAKLINDVMSGNNKAEAKLSDIINIEHEADAVNDKIIDKLNKTFITPIDREDIYALANGLDDGVDFLQGTLQRAVMYHLVDTSKAAIALSELLVSATDEILKAFSMLHEVTKHEHEILECTYKISKLESEGDRIYREEVAYLFEHITDPIELIKWKDILTYMEDTLDHCEKLSDLVRGVVMKYA, from the coding sequence ATGTTCAACTTTTTTACAAAAAAGGATACGGAATTTTATGATTTATTTTTAGCTAGTGCAAAACACTTTAACAGTAGTGCAAAATTAATTAATGATGTTATGTCTGGCAACAATAAAGCAGAAGCTAAACTATCAGATATCATTAATATCGAACATGAAGCTGATGCTGTTAACGACAAAATCATTGATAAACTAAACAAAACATTCATCACTCCTATTGACCGTGAAGACATTTATGCATTAGCTAATGGTCTTGATGATGGGGTTGACTTTCTCCAAGGAACACTCCAAAGAGCTGTTATGTATCATTTAGTAGATACAAGCAAAGCAGCTATCGCTTTATCTGAATTATTAGTATCAGCAACAGATGAAATCTTAAAAGCGTTTTCTATGCTTCATGAAGTTACAAAACATGAACACGAAATTTTAGAATGTACTTATAAAATTAGCAAGCTTGAAAGCGAAGGCGACCGTATTTATCGTGAAGAGGTTGCTTACTTATTTGAACATATCACTGACCCAATTGAGCTTATCAAATGGAAAGATATTTTGACTTATATGGAAGATACTTTAGACCATTGCGAAAAATTATCTGATTTGGTGAGAGGCGTGGTAATGAAATATGCATGA
- a CDS encoding inorganic phosphate transporter, translated as MHELQFLIIAVIILALVFDFINGFHDTANAIATSVSTRALKPRTAIIMAAFLNFFGAMYSTGVAKTIGGDIVKSAEHIDEHIIVAALIGAIVWNLFTWWIAMPSSSSHALVGGIIGAVLVSTGAIGLNFWGIGKIVLSLILSPIIAIVVGFIIMNIFYLLFGKFRPSSLNNKFKRMQIITAATMAFSHGSNDAQKSMGIITLALLSGGYIDVFEVPYYVKILAATAMACGTAIGGWKIIKTVGGRIFKLQPISGFAADLNSSVIIFSATLLSLPVSTTHVVSGSIMGIGSAKRIGAVRWGTAQQMLMAWVLTIPCTAIVGALVYSLMCYVFGL; from the coding sequence ATGCATGAGTTACAATTTCTTATCATAGCAGTTATTATCCTAGCTTTAGTATTCGATTTTATTAATGGGTTTCATGATACAGCTAATGCTATTGCTACATCTGTATCAACAAGAGCTTTAAAACCTAGAACAGCTATCATAATGGCAGCTTTCTTGAATTTCTTTGGTGCTATGTATAGTACAGGTGTTGCTAAAACAATTGGTGGCGACATTGTAAAATCAGCAGAACATATTGATGAACATATCATTGTTGCTGCTTTAATTGGTGCTATTGTTTGGAATTTATTCACTTGGTGGATAGCAATGCCAAGTAGTTCCTCTCACGCTTTAGTTGGTGGTATTATTGGTGCTGTACTCGTTTCCACAGGTGCTATTGGCTTGAATTTCTGGGGCATTGGTAAAATTGTATTATCCTTGATTTTATCACCTATTATTGCTATCGTTGTCGGCTTTATCATTATGAATATATTTTATTTATTATTTGGTAAATTTAGGCCCTCGTCGCTCAATAATAAATTCAAACGCATGCAGATTATAACAGCTGCTACTATGGCTTTTTCTCATGGCTCAAATGATGCTCAAAAATCTATGGGTATTATCACACTTGCTCTTTTAAGTGGTGGTTATATCGATGTTTTTGAAGTTCCTTATTATGTAAAAATCTTGGCTGCAACAGCTATGGCTTGTGGTACTGCTATTGGTGGTTGGAAAATCATCAAAACTGTAGGTGGTCGTATCTTCAAACTCCAGCCAATATCTGGTTTTGCTGCCGATTTAAACTCTTCTGTCATAATTTTCTCTGCTACATTACTTTCTTTACCAGTAAGTACTACACATGTCGTTTCTGGTTCTATAATGGGTATAGGTAGTGCAAAACGCATTGGAGCAGTTCGTTGGGGAACAGCTCAACAAATGCTTATGGCATGGGTTTTAACAATTCCTTGTACAGCCATTGTTGGTGCATTAGTTTATTCCTTAATGTGCTATGTATTTGGCTTATAA